One genomic window of Motacilla alba alba isolate MOTALB_02 chromosome 1, Motacilla_alba_V1.0_pri, whole genome shotgun sequence includes the following:
- the LOC119699432 gene encoding beta-1,4-galactosyltransferase 3-like, with the protein MFLSRMENHGFLLFVFVFQAIFILILYRGGPSHVFRGFLESPQVVDYSKPHDVYTNLSLFTRAPNEDTMPYCSAQSPVLVGPLTITFRVLPSERMIMKRNPFVQSGGHYKPPHCFPRYKSAILVAYRNQEKYLRHLLYYIHPFLQRQQLSYTIYLIQQVGTGSFNRAKLLNVGVREAMKDEEWDCLVLHDIDLVPENDYNLYICDEYYPKHMASAMDKYQYTLPYKSFFGGVSALTPEHYMKMNGFPNTYWGDGGENDDIATRIHLAGMKIVRTSPHLGRYRVMDYNEEETEVQDPWRRPPSQHNTRKTWKADGMNTLQFRLLSRTKHPLYTKITVDIGYVPPFS; encoded by the exons ATGTTCCTCTCCCGTATGGAAAATCATGGTTTCCTGCTGTTTGTATTTGTCTTCCAAGCAATATTTATCCTGATCCTCTACCGAGGCGGACCTTCGCATGTGTTCCGCGGGTTTTTAGAGTCGCCTCAGGTGGTGGATTACTCGAAGCCCCATGATGTGTACACAAACCTCAGCTTGTTCACCCGGGCTCCCAATGAGGACACGATGCCCTACTGCTCAGCGCAGTCCCCAGTCCTGG TTGGTCCATTAACCATCACCTTCAGGGTGCTCCCTAGTGAAAGGATGATCatgaaaagaaatccttttgtTCAGTCTGGTGGCCACTACAAGCCACCTCACTGCTTTCCCCGCTACAAATCCGCCATCCTTGTGGCCTACAGGAACCAGGAGAAGTACCTTCGCCATCTTCTCTACTACAtccatcccttcctgcagcGCCAGCAGCTCAGTTACACTATCTACCTGATTCAGCAG gtagGGACTGGTTCATTTAACCGAGCAAAGCTGCTTAATGTTGGTGTCCGGGAAGCCATGAAGGATGAAGAGTGGGACTGCCTTGTCCTGCATGATATTGACCTGGTGCCTGAGAATGATTATAACCTGTACATTTGTGATGAATATTATCCCAAGCACATGGCCAGTGCCATGGATAAGTATCAGTACAC tcTGCCATACAAGTCCTTTTTTGGGGGCGTGTCTGCTCTGACTCCAGAACATTACATGAAGATGAATGGGTTTCCCAACACATACTGGGGCGATGGTGGTGAAAATGATGACATTGCTACAAG GATTCACTTGGCGGGAATGAAAATAGTCCGGACATCACCTCACCTTGGCCGCTACCGAGTGATGGACTACAATGAAGAAGAGACAGAGGTCCAGGATCCTTGGAGGAG GCCTCCTTCCCAACACAACACcagaaaaacatggaaagcTGATGGAATGAATACATTACAGTTCAGGCTCCTTTCCAGGACTAAGCATCCTCTTTATACCAAGATCACTGTGGACATTGGATATGTTCCCCCATTTTCTTaa